In one Photobacterium swingsii genomic region, the following are encoded:
- a CDS encoding DUF1365 domain-containing protein, with amino-acid sequence MDSVIRKSTAEGEALVSDLSQYESAAQSRSGIYVGTVRHRRFTPVVHSFEYPLFMPFIDLDEVEELASKVNGFGFSKWHPARFLVTDYLNGQASNLAELKQGAQDKIAELTGEVITGKVFLLCQLRYFGLYFSPLNLYYLFDEQGEWQYMLAEVSNTPWNERHYYAIPAVSRWESRLWQAPKAFHVSPFNPMEQEYRWQIKQPVEQLRVHLEVHGEDPACDSSATPDTDIEVEKAITKIFDASMMMKYEPFTSSSLRKQMMVTPIMTAKVVIGIYWQALKLWIKGVRFHDHPESAASELKK; translated from the coding sequence ATGGACAGCGTGATCAGAAAATCTACCGCTGAGGGTGAAGCCTTAGTTTCGGACTTATCTCAATACGAGTCTGCGGCACAGTCGCGCAGCGGCATTTATGTTGGGACTGTGCGTCATCGTCGTTTTACGCCTGTGGTACACAGTTTTGAGTATCCACTCTTTATGCCATTTATTGATTTAGATGAGGTAGAGGAATTAGCCAGCAAAGTGAACGGTTTTGGTTTTTCCAAGTGGCATCCCGCACGATTTTTGGTCACAGATTATCTTAATGGTCAAGCGAGTAATCTAGCTGAATTGAAGCAGGGCGCTCAAGACAAGATTGCAGAACTCACGGGTGAGGTAATAACAGGAAAAGTCTTCCTATTGTGCCAGCTTAGGTATTTTGGCCTCTATTTTAGTCCACTTAATTTGTATTACTTGTTTGATGAACAGGGGGAGTGGCAATACATGCTTGCCGAGGTGAGTAATACACCTTGGAATGAACGCCATTATTATGCGATCCCTGCGGTATCGCGTTGGGAAAGCCGCTTATGGCAAGCCCCAAAAGCTTTTCATGTTTCACCATTTAATCCGATGGAACAAGAATACCGTTGGCAGATTAAACAACCGGTTGAGCAATTACGTGTTCACCTTGAAGTGCACGGTGAAGATCCTGCTTGTGATAGTTCAGCAACACCTGATACGGATATAGAAGTAGAAAAGGCCATCACCAAGATATTTGATGCCAGTATGATGATGAAATACGAACCGTTTACCTCTTCATCATTACGCAAACAGATGATGGTGACACCAATAATGACAGCCAAAGTCGTGATAGGGATTTACTGGCAAGCACTCAAATTGTGGATCAAGGGGGTGAGGTTCCATGACCACCCTGAAAGTGCAGCATCAGAATTGAAAAAGTAA